A window of the Vespa crabro chromosome 8, iyVesCrab1.2, whole genome shotgun sequence genome harbors these coding sequences:
- the LOC124425985 gene encoding uncharacterized protein LOC124425985 produces MMISLVFLVPILIGVTAGSLQQLPGNQLSKQNEEAVLSSATLTANNDDNDDDNDGNKVKKYFRKGIMKDSDRSISSFLNQYHRNEEKTEENKEEIADKLSKKDRKQKAIFLNYPLISRIQQTYSSSPGYDIGYNDIYDPNVEGRTPNNIGGNYQESNIFYIRLPPTPYMFVPGLGYISQPPTYSTANLRPHISQSRPPKPQLPTYQRPNPFIKLPIDFVSNGKPTSVYQWQKKKPMTNVKLSTDSPITNLDDLKPGFVNNGKPTTIYQWHTNLKPGKRPNNFVNSLDKGPYLFNGKPTSLYLLKSDGTSTDHRPIRYSDFENDNSY; encoded by the coding sequence ATGATGATATCGCTAGTCTTCTTGGTTCCCATATTGATTGGTGTAACGGCGGGTTCACTTCAACAATTACCTGGAAATCAATTGTCTAAGCAAAACGAAGAAGCAGTTCTTTCTTCGGCAACATTGACGgccaataatgacgataacgacgacgataacgacggaaataaagtaaaaaaatatttcagaaaGGGTATAATGAAGGACAGTGATAGATCAATTTCgtcatttttaaatcaatatcatagaaacgaagaaaaaacagaagaaaacaAGGAAGAGATTGCGGATAAGCTttcgaaaaaagatagaaagcaGAAGGCTATCTTTTTGAATTATCCATTAATATCACGAATACAACAGACTTATTCGAGCTCACCTGGTTACGATAtcggttataacgatatttacgatccTAATGTCGAAGGAAGGACACCCAATAATATAGGTGGAAACTATCAAGAGAGCAATATCTTTTACATCAGATTACCACCGACTCCCTACATGTTCGTACCAGGTTTAGGATATATCTCTCAACCACCAACCTACTCTACTGCCAACCTAAGACCGCATATCTCTCAGTCGAGACCACCCAAACCTCAACTTCCAACTTATCAGAGACCGAATCCTTTTATCAAGTTGCCGATAGACTTCGTGAGTAACGGTAAACCAACTTCCGTCTACCAATGGCAAAAGAAGAAACCTATGACCAATGTCAAACTATCAACCGACAGTCCGATCACCAATCTCGATGATCTCAAACCCGGTTTTGTGAATAACGGCAAGCCAACGACGATCTATCAATGGCACACGAATTTAAAACCTGGCAAAAGGCCCAACAACTTCGTGAATAGTCTCGATAAGGGACCTTACCTATTCAATGGAAAACCAACCAGTTTGTATCTTCTTAAGTCAGATGGTACCAGTACCGATCATCGGCCTATTCGATACTCCGATTTCGAGAACGATAAttcgtattaa